In one Mycobacteroides chelonae genomic region, the following are encoded:
- a CDS encoding PucR family transcriptional regulator — translation MRWVLDQPDLKLTLKGGAAGVGREINLALTTELADPAQWLSGGELVLTTGIGLPTTAPERLGYLRALDENGVAALGFGTGLTFDEVPGELVAAADELGMPLLEVPLRTPFAAVVKAVSTHIAELEYDAVLRASRAQPRITRAIVNGGVQAVTAELGRSLRANVVVLDSSGTVIASHPRNLDVATINLVRGALTPGVSAVAQQLDPEVAVAQQTIGVGGTSYGVLAVVSKTPLTFVDQVLLGHANSLLALDFDKPSRLQDAQRQLNGQALGLLLGDERNLEPVWAQLAQAADGRGRIRALVVDAESQAALRRVQSAVTRAMESAGYPVFAHAAESRLIVVVPGSETAEFARKLFTDVDGRTRKGLRAGLSGAHAVGRLGDAVQNAKLAASVAERGGTPLEFTSLAGSALLSFGASREVLIAVANATLAPIVEHDANHGTDLMVSLRAYLEANGHWESAATAVGVHRHTLRKRIETVQALLVCDLDIARVRAELLLAMLAGTPKTGI, via the coding sequence GTGCGTTGGGTGTTGGATCAGCCGGACCTGAAACTCACCTTGAAGGGCGGCGCCGCGGGTGTGGGGCGCGAGATCAATTTGGCGCTCACCACAGAACTCGCCGACCCCGCCCAATGGCTATCCGGTGGAGAGCTGGTGCTCACCACCGGTATCGGTCTGCCCACGACGGCGCCGGAACGGCTGGGCTATCTACGGGCGCTGGATGAAAATGGGGTAGCCGCACTGGGATTCGGTACCGGCCTGACATTTGACGAGGTGCCGGGGGAGTTGGTGGCTGCGGCCGACGAGCTGGGTATGCCGTTGTTGGAGGTGCCTCTGCGCACTCCCTTTGCCGCCGTGGTCAAGGCGGTGAGCACGCACATCGCCGAACTGGAGTATGACGCGGTGCTGCGCGCATCGCGGGCACAGCCCCGGATCACCCGCGCAATCGTCAACGGAGGTGTGCAGGCGGTCACGGCGGAGCTCGGGCGGTCGCTGCGTGCCAACGTCGTGGTGCTGGACTCGAGTGGCACGGTGATCGCCAGTCATCCACGCAATCTGGATGTCGCGACGATCAATCTGGTCCGCGGCGCATTGACCCCGGGTGTATCGGCCGTCGCGCAACAACTGGACCCGGAAGTTGCCGTTGCGCAACAGACGATCGGGGTGGGCGGTACGTCTTACGGAGTGCTGGCCGTTGTCAGTAAGACGCCCTTGACCTTCGTGGATCAGGTGCTGCTGGGGCACGCAAACTCCTTGCTGGCCTTGGATTTCGATAAGCCGTCGCGGCTGCAGGACGCGCAGCGGCAGTTGAATGGGCAGGCGCTGGGGCTGCTGCTCGGCGATGAACGGAACCTGGAACCGGTATGGGCGCAACTGGCGCAGGCCGCCGATGGGCGCGGGCGGATCCGGGCGCTGGTGGTGGATGCCGAATCACAGGCGGCGCTGCGGCGGGTGCAGTCTGCGGTCACCCGTGCCATGGAGTCTGCGGGCTACCCGGTCTTTGCGCACGCCGCCGAGTCCCGCCTCATCGTCGTAGTGCCGGGATCGGAGACCGCCGAATTCGCCCGGAAATTGTTCACCGACGTGGATGGACGCACGCGCAAGGGGCTGCGAGCTGGGTTGAGCGGAGCGCACGCGGTGGGGCGGTTGGGTGATGCGGTACAGAACGCGAAGCTCGCCGCATCGGTGGCCGAGCGCGGTGGCACACCGCTGGAGTTCACCTCGCTTGCCGGCAGCGCGCTGCTGTCCTTCGGCGCGAGTCGTGAGGTGCTGATCGCCGTTGCCAATGCGACGTTGGCGCCCATCGTCGAGCACGACGCCAATCACGGCACCGACCTGATGGTGTCCCTGCGGGCCTATCTGGAGGCGAACGGCCATTGGGAATCGGCGGCCACTGCGGTCGGTGTACACCGCCATACGCTGCGCAAACGTATCGAGACGGTACAGGCGCTGCTGGTCTGTGACCTCGACATCGCACGGGTACGCGCGGAGCTGCTGCTGGCGATGCTGGCGGGAACGCCGAAAACCGGGATCTGA
- a CDS encoding gamma-aminobutyraldehyde dehydrogenase codes for MPDSILQNYIDGQFVDSLSLKSTEPIDLINPVDESVVGRAPVSNADDVNAAVSAAERAFATWGKTTPSVRQQALLKLADAIEAHIDEIVEAQCRNTGQPKAVIAAEEVTVSADQLRFFAGAARLVEGKSAGEYMEGFTSYVRREPIGVVGQVTPWNYPFMMAIWKIGPALAAGNTIVLKPSDTTPESTLVLARLTKGILPDGVFNVVLGTATTGSELVSHPAIGLVSITGSVRAGIAVAASAAEQLKRSHLELGGKAPVVVFGDVDIDKAATGIAQAAFFNAGQDCTAATRVIVHQSIHDEFVSALNSAAQTLRPGLPDDADSFYGPMNNINHFTAVTKKLDNLPAHATVVTGGKRWGDKGFFIEPTIVTGVRQEDSIVQEETFGPILTVQSFDDADEAVRLANGVRYALASSVWTKDHETAEKFTRELDFGCVWVNCHIPLVAEMPHGGFKYSGYGKDLSAYGVEDYTRIKHVMSAH; via the coding sequence ATGCCGGACTCGATACTGCAGAACTACATTGACGGCCAGTTCGTCGATTCCTTATCCCTGAAATCTACCGAGCCCATCGACCTGATCAACCCGGTCGATGAGTCGGTGGTGGGGCGCGCCCCCGTGTCCAATGCCGACGACGTGAACGCGGCGGTGAGCGCCGCCGAACGTGCCTTCGCCACCTGGGGCAAGACCACACCCAGCGTCCGGCAGCAGGCGCTGCTCAAACTCGCCGACGCGATCGAGGCGCATATCGACGAGATCGTCGAGGCCCAATGCCGTAACACCGGTCAGCCGAAGGCTGTCATCGCTGCCGAAGAGGTGACGGTGAGCGCCGACCAGCTCCGGTTCTTCGCGGGAGCTGCGCGACTTGTCGAAGGCAAATCTGCCGGCGAGTACATGGAGGGGTTCACCTCCTATGTTCGGCGCGAGCCCATCGGGGTTGTCGGACAGGTGACCCCGTGGAACTACCCATTCATGATGGCCATCTGGAAGATCGGCCCCGCGCTGGCAGCCGGGAACACCATCGTCCTCAAGCCCAGCGACACCACCCCGGAGAGCACACTGGTGCTGGCCCGGCTGACGAAGGGGATCTTGCCCGACGGCGTCTTCAACGTTGTGTTGGGTACCGCGACCACCGGCTCCGAATTGGTGAGTCATCCCGCCATCGGCCTGGTGTCGATCACGGGGTCGGTGCGGGCCGGTATCGCCGTCGCGGCCTCGGCAGCCGAACAGCTCAAGCGCAGTCACCTCGAGCTCGGCGGCAAGGCCCCGGTCGTGGTGTTCGGCGACGTCGATATCGACAAGGCGGCCACCGGTATCGCACAGGCCGCCTTCTTCAACGCCGGCCAGGACTGTACGGCCGCCACCCGGGTGATCGTGCACCAGTCGATCCATGACGAGTTCGTCAGCGCCCTCAACTCCGCGGCACAGACTCTGCGGCCGGGCCTGCCCGATGATGCCGACAGCTTCTACGGGCCCATGAACAACATCAACCACTTCACCGCGGTCACCAAGAAACTCGACAACCTGCCCGCACATGCGACGGTTGTAACCGGCGGAAAACGTTGGGGCGACAAGGGGTTCTTCATCGAGCCCACCATCGTCACCGGTGTGCGCCAGGAGGATTCAATCGTCCAGGAAGAGACCTTCGGGCCGATCTTGACCGTCCAATCGTTTGACGACGCGGACGAAGCCGTCCGGCTGGCCAACGGAGTGCGTTACGCACTGGCCTCCAGTGTGTGGACCAAGGACCACGAAACCGCCGAAAAATTCACGCGCGAATTAGATTTCGGTTGCGTGTGGGTCAATTGCCATATTCCGCTGGTCGCCGAGATGCCTCACGGCGGGTTCAAGTACTCCGGCTACGGCAAGGACCTCTCGGCCTACGGCGTGGAGGACTACACCCGGATCAAACATGTGATGAGCGCGCACTAG